The proteins below are encoded in one region of Sulfolobus islandicus Y.N.15.51:
- a CDS encoding IS5 family transposase: MGKSKYKRDWSKYDENVITRYELMFPFYVFQHWWELLAEENRNAKKTYKAPKEFNDFLAFLHLFLPYRAIEGVLRALERLKIIPTSLDYSTIWERVRNMNIKFPEANDQLEVIADATGISTNKGGQYIIAKWGKTKDSKFLKIEIVMDKDQFNVINAEVTSNEVETAVKTVKDLQDKGKKVKKFYGDKAYDANEVYKTGVEVVVPPRKNASTRRGHPARRKAVREFKRLGYNRWREERGYGVRWRIESLFSAVKRTFGESVRATSFLGQVVEAKLKFWAYAWMVHLANSLVGRAPGIRV, translated from the coding sequence ATGGGAAAGAGTAAGTACAAGAGGGATTGGAGCAAGTACGACGAGAACGTTATAACTAGATACGAGCTAATGTTCCCCTTCTACGTCTTCCAACACTGGTGGGAATTACTAGCAGAAGAGAATAGGAATGCCAAGAAAACCTACAAGGCGCCAAAGGAGTTCAACGACTTCCTAGCGTTCCTGCACTTGTTCCTACCTTATAGGGCCATAGAAGGAGTATTGAGAGCATTAGAAAGACTGAAAATCATCCCAACAAGCCTAGACTACTCAACAATATGGGAAAGAGTAAGAAACATGAACATAAAATTCCCAGAGGCAAATGACCAACTTGAAGTAATAGCAGACGCAACGGGAATAAGCACAAACAAGGGAGGACAATACATTATAGCAAAATGGGGTAAAACCAAGGACTCAAAATTCCTCAAGATCGAAATAGTAATGGATAAGGACCAATTCAACGTAATAAACGCTGAAGTAACCAGCAACGAGGTTGAGACTGCAGTTAAGACGGTTAAGGATTTACAAGATAAGGGAAAGAAGGTCAAGAAGTTTTATGGAGATAAAGCTTATGATGCTAATGAGGTTTACAAGACTGGGGTTGAGGTTGTTGTCCCACCTAGGAAGAACGCCTCCACTAGACGCGGTCATCCTGCTAGGAGAAAGGCTGTAAGGGAGTTCAAGAGGTTGGGTTATAATCGTTGGAGGGAGGAGAGGGGTTACGGTGTTAGGTGGAGGATTGAGTCCTTATTCTCTGCTGTGAAGCGTACTTTTGGGGAATCTGTTAGGGCTACAAGTTTTTTAGGACAAGTGGTTGAGGCTAAGCTCAAGTTCTGGGCTTATGCATGGATGGTCCACTTGGCTAATTCTTTAGTTGGTAGAGCTCCGGGTATTAGGGTGTGA
- a CDS encoding ribbon-helix-helix protein, CopG family — protein MRVVTFKVEEDLLELLDRYAIKYGLNRSEAIRKAIEKMVRDELSKERVPVARVEKIKL, from the coding sequence ATGAGAGTTGTAACATTTAAGGTAGAAGAAGACCTATTAGAGTTATTGGATAGATACGCTATAAAATACGGTTTAAATAGATCAGAAGCAATAAGGAAAGCAATAGAAAAGATGGTAAGAGATGAGTTATCTAAGGAGAGAGTCCCAGTAGCGAGGGTTGAAAAGATAAAGCTCTAG
- a CDS encoding MBL fold metallo-hydrolase: MVLKYFGHSCVLIDDKILIDPHDGGSIGLPKPDIKKVDLILITHDHYDHNAYQIFEYKDLKMNFYGSLNYVNYTIKGIKSYHDKYNGKLRGQNSIYVIQKNDGEKIVHLGDIGHLPDESIYKELYGANVLLIPIGGVITINYKEALEIIDKVSPKIIIPIHYWIKGHYMPLDPPEEFLSNIKYEVRGIDLKNNLIDEKIEENKKLVYIISY, encoded by the coding sequence ATGGTACTAAAATATTTTGGGCATTCTTGTGTTTTAATTGATGATAAAATATTAATTGACCCGCATGATGGGGGAAGTATTGGTTTACCTAAGCCAGATATAAAAAAGGTAGATCTAATCTTAATAACACACGATCATTACGATCATAACGCATACCAAATTTTCGAATACAAGGATCTCAAAATGAACTTCTATGGCTCTTTAAATTACGTTAATTACACCATAAAGGGAATAAAGAGTTACCATGATAAGTATAACGGTAAATTAAGAGGACAAAATAGTATATATGTGATACAAAAGAATGACGGTGAGAAGATTGTCCATCTTGGAGATATAGGTCACCTTCCAGACGAAAGTATTTATAAGGAATTATATGGAGCGAATGTCCTTTTAATACCCATAGGTGGAGTAATAACTATAAATTACAAGGAAGCACTAGAGATAATTGATAAAGTTTCACCTAAAATTATAATCCCAATACACTATTGGATTAAAGGACATTACATGCCTTTAGACCCTCCAGAAGAGTTCTTATCTAATATAAAATATGAGGTAAGAGGAATAGATCTGAAAAACAATCTTATAGATGAAAAGATAGAAGAGAACAAGAAACTAGTGTATATTATATCCTACTAG